DNA from Desulfuromonas sp. AOP6:
TTCCATGAGTGAAAATGACTCGGAGCCAACATGCAGTGTCCCGCGGGAGATGCCCTTTTGGGCGGAGATGGCAAAATCTCCGGTGCGGGTTCGAATATATTCCAGGTTCTGGCGATGCTGCCCCAAGGCGTCAGACAACTCCGAGGAACAGACAAGCACTTGACAGGCCGAGGTGATTTCGAGGACGCGAAGCAATGCCCGCCGCCAGAGGCGGGAGCGCACAAGCTGCCCGAAGGCAGGATGATAGGGACCGGCGATCACCCCCGTCGAGCTGTCGAGCTCCCGGGTGGGTTGCAGGCCCAGGCGGATGACGGGCACCTCGACCTGCCAGCAGCGCCAGAGCATTGCAGCGCAGATTTCTACCGCCTCTTCCAGACTGAGCGGTTGAAATTGGCCCCGCTGGAACAGGGGTTCCAGCGCGCTGCCAGCCAGCACCACCGTCGGGTAGATGCGCAAAAAATCAGGTTTCAAAGCCAGTGCCGCCCCCAGGGACGACAGCGCTTCAGTCCGGTCGCCGCCAGGGAGTCCCGGCATCAGCTGCAAACCAACCCCAATCTTGGCGCACCGTACTCTCGCTACGGCGCCCGCAGCCGCCTCGGCACGGTGCCCTCTGCCGGAAAGAGCCAAAACGTCCGAATCAAAGGACTGACAGCCGATCTCGATCGTACGCAGGGGGAATCCCTCCAGTACATCGAGATGACGACTCTCCAGGCCGTCAGGTCGGGTGGAGATGCGAATGCCTCCAGCACGCCCGGCGCGAATAAATGGCAAAGCGGCCGCCAGGTAGTCCTGCTGGCGCGAGTCCGGCAGCAACGTAAAAGAACCGCCGTAAAAGGCAATATCCCCGTCACCGGCGGCAGGCAGTATCCGATTCAGCTCTTCGGCGACCTCAGAGGACAGAGGTGCCGTCCAACGACCGGAGGTCTTCTCCTGCTGGCAAAAAAGGCAGCGATGAGGACACCCCTCGTGGGGAATAAAGATGGGAAATACCTGCATACGTCCGCGCCTAGGGGCTTTCCATCTCCAGCAGAGCCTTCCGGGCCGCCTCCTGTTCCGCCGCTTTTTTCGTCCGCCCACTGCCCTGCCCGATGGCCTGGTCGTCAAACCGAACCTCAACCGTATAGAGACGTTCATGGTCAGGCCCCTCGGCACTGACCATGAAATAAGACGGCGTCCTATTATGCCGCCCCTGCAGCAAGACTTGCAGCCGCGTCTTGTGGTCGACGCCAAACTTGCATTTTACTGATTTGGCAATATCTTCAGAGAAAAGCTGACCGACGATGGGCGTGACAGCGGCGTACCCCGCATCGGTAAAGATGGCCCCCAGCAGAGCTTCAAAGGCGTCAGCAAGCAGACTGTCTTTTTGTCGTCCTCCGCTGCGCTCTTCCCCCCTCCCCAGCAGCAGACAGGCGCCGATATCCAGTTTTCTGGCAATGGTCGCCAGGCCTTTTTCGCGGACGACCTCGGCGCGGACCCGCGTCATCTCCCCTTCGGGCAGCTGGGAGTAACGGGTGAATATATGTTCACTGACAGCCAGGTCAAGCACCGCATCACCGAGAAATTCGAGACGCTCGCTGAAAGGCATATCGTTGCTGTCCTGCTCATTGCTGTAGGACTTGTGCGTCAAAGCCTCACGCAAAAGATCTGTCCGCACAAAGTGGTGGTCCAGCTTTTGGCACAGAGCCACCTCACATTCTCTAAGTTGCATTTCTTCTCTTTCAAAAAGAACCCAAGGCAGGCCCCTTCAAGTGGTTAAATCGGCTGGGAGTATACTAAATTCCCATGGTCTTATCAATGGTTACCCTGAGAATGGAATCTTTTCCTTGATTCTGCGTTGTTTCATTCACTATAATGTCGAATTTAAAAGATATTCTTGTCATCAGCCTGGATCCCATGAACCTCTTTATTACTTTTGAAGGCATCGAAGGCTGCGGAAAAACCACCCAACTGGGGCTGCTTGCCCAGGATCTGGTCGCGCAGGGTTTTGATGTAGTCACCACGCGCGAACCTGGCGGCTGCCCCATTGCGGATGCCATCCGGCAGATTCTGCTCGACCCCGACAACCAGAGCCTGGTTCCACGGTCGGAACTGCTGCTGTACGCCGCCGCCCGAGCCCAGCATGTCGATGAGGTCATCCGACCGGCGCTGCTGTCGGGAAAAACCGTCCTGTGCGACCGCTTCACGGATGCCACCTGCGCCTACCAGGGAGAGGGCCGGGGACTGGATAGAACACTCATCCACAGCCTCAACGACCTGGCTGCGGGCGAAACCTGTCCTGACTTGACCATCCTGCTGGACATGCCCGCCGAAGAAGGCCTGCGGCGCGCACAAAGTCGCAACACAGTACAGACGCTGGAGCATGAGGGCCGCTTCGAACAGGAATCTCTCAGCTTTCACCGCCGGGTCCGTCAGGGATACCTGGATCTGGCCCAGGGGCAAACCCGTTTTCTGATCATTGACGCTCTCGGATCCCAGGAAACTGTCGCCAGGCGGATAAAGGAAGCCCTGAGGCAACGCCAGCTCATGAGAATACCGACATGACTTTTGGGCAGGTTCTCGGACACGACAGACAAAAGGATCTTCTGCGACGAGCCATCGCTTCCGGCCGTCTGGCACACGCCTATCTGTTTTATGGCGCAGAAGGCATCGGCAAACGCCTGATAGCCCTGGCATTCGTCCGCGCCGTTTTTTGCCAGAACGGTACGGGATGCGGGACCTGCAGCGCCTGTCGCAAGGTGGATCACTACAACCATCCGGATCTCCATATTCTGGAACCTGATGGGGCCACCATTAAAATAGAACAGGTACGGGCAATACAGAAGGAGCTGTC
Protein-coding regions in this window:
- a CDS encoding radical SAM protein, translated to MQVFPIFIPHEGCPHRCLFCQQEKTSGRWTAPLSSEVAEELNRILPAAGDGDIAFYGGSFTLLPDSRQQDYLAAALPFIRAGRAGGIRISTRPDGLESRHLDVLEGFPLRTIEIGCQSFDSDVLALSGRGHRAEAAAGAVARVRCAKIGVGLQLMPGLPGGDRTEALSSLGAALALKPDFLRIYPTVVLAGSALEPLFQRGQFQPLSLEEAVEICAAMLWRCWQVEVPVIRLGLQPTRELDSSTGVIAGPYHPAFGQLVRSRLWRRALLRVLEITSACQVLVCSSELSDALGQHRQNLEYIRTRTGDFAISAQKGISRGTLHVGSESFSLMEMASY
- the rnc gene encoding ribonuclease III, with protein sequence MQLRECEVALCQKLDHHFVRTDLLREALTHKSYSNEQDSNDMPFSERLEFLGDAVLDLAVSEHIFTRYSQLPEGEMTRVRAEVVREKGLATIARKLDIGACLLLGRGEERSGGRQKDSLLADAFEALLGAIFTDAGYAAVTPIVGQLFSEDIAKSVKCKFGVDHKTRLQVLLQGRHNRTPSYFMVSAEGPDHERLYTVEVRFDDQAIGQGSGRTKKAAEQEAARKALLEMESP
- the tmk gene encoding dTMP kinase, which produces MNLFITFEGIEGCGKTTQLGLLAQDLVAQGFDVVTTREPGGCPIADAIRQILLDPDNQSLVPRSELLLYAAARAQHVDEVIRPALLSGKTVLCDRFTDATCAYQGEGRGLDRTLIHSLNDLAAGETCPDLTILLDMPAEEGLRRAQSRNTVQTLEHEGRFEQESLSFHRRVRQGYLDLAQGQTRFLIIDALGSQETVARRIKEALRQRQLMRIPT